Proteins co-encoded in one Bacillus paramycoides genomic window:
- a CDS encoding ABC transporter permease/substrate-binding protein, translating into MTDFIQTFQERKVELLTALSEHLQISLISLFFAVIIAVPLGILLTRKERMAEFIIGTSAVMQTVPSLALLGLLIPLVGIGKLPAIIALVVYALLPILRNTYTGIRELDESLIEAARAMGMNSWRRLWKVELPLALPIIMAGIRTAMVLIVGTATLAALIGAGGLGKLILLGIDRNDHALIILGAVPAALLALFFDVVLRVLESPKRSSKGVILTICIICIMIAAPFLWNTQKKDIVIAGKLGSEPEILIQMYKQLIEQDTDLHVELKPGLGKTAFVFEALKSGEVDIYPEFSGTALSTFVKEEPKSTNRDEVYEQARIGMEKNYNMVMLKPMEYNNTYALAMPKKIADQNNVNTISDLGKIAQDAKVGFTLEFADREDGYKGMQKLYNYKFSNVKTMEPKLRYSAIQSGDVNVIDAYSTDSELEQYGLKVLKDDKGLFPPYQGAPLLRKETLQKYPELEKVLNKLSGKITDEEMRKMNYEVNVNGKGSEEVAKQFLQKENLLR; encoded by the coding sequence GTGACTGATTTTATACAAACGTTCCAAGAACGAAAAGTAGAATTACTTACTGCATTAAGTGAACATTTACAAATATCGCTTATTTCATTATTTTTTGCAGTAATTATTGCAGTACCGCTTGGTATTTTATTAACGAGAAAAGAACGAATGGCTGAATTTATTATAGGAACTTCTGCAGTTATGCAGACAGTGCCATCACTTGCACTACTCGGACTTTTAATTCCGTTAGTAGGAATTGGAAAACTCCCGGCCATTATTGCATTAGTTGTGTATGCACTATTACCTATTTTACGAAATACATATACGGGAATAAGGGAATTAGATGAATCTTTAATTGAAGCAGCGAGAGCTATGGGGATGAATAGCTGGAGAAGATTGTGGAAGGTAGAACTTCCTCTTGCATTACCAATTATTATGGCCGGTATTCGTACGGCGATGGTACTAATTGTTGGAACGGCTACATTAGCAGCTCTTATAGGTGCTGGTGGGCTCGGAAAACTCATATTACTTGGTATTGATCGGAATGATCATGCGCTTATCATTTTAGGGGCTGTACCAGCCGCGTTACTCGCTTTATTCTTTGATGTAGTACTTAGAGTGCTTGAGAGTCCTAAACGCTCTTCTAAGGGTGTTATATTGACGATATGTATTATTTGTATCATGATTGCTGCTCCCTTTCTTTGGAACACGCAAAAGAAAGATATTGTTATTGCCGGCAAACTTGGATCAGAACCAGAAATTTTAATTCAAATGTATAAGCAGCTTATTGAACAAGATACTGATTTACACGTAGAATTAAAACCAGGTCTTGGAAAAACAGCATTTGTATTTGAAGCATTGAAATCAGGAGAAGTAGATATATACCCTGAATTTTCAGGAACAGCTTTATCTACTTTCGTAAAAGAAGAGCCGAAAAGCACAAATCGTGATGAAGTATATGAGCAAGCCCGCATTGGAATGGAAAAGAATTATAATATGGTTATGTTGAAACCGATGGAGTATAACAATACGTATGCTCTAGCTATGCCGAAAAAAATAGCAGATCAAAATAATGTAAATACAATTTCTGATTTAGGAAAAATTGCACAAGATGCGAAAGTAGGATTCACATTAGAATTTGCTGATCGTGAAGACGGTTATAAAGGAATGCAAAAATTATATAACTATAAATTTTCAAATGTGAAAACGATGGAACCGAAATTACGTTATAGTGCAATTCAATCAGGGGATGTGAATGTAATTGATGCATATTCAACAGATAGTGAATTGGAACAATACGGACTTAAAGTGCTAAAAGATGATAAAGGGTTATTCCCACCGTACCAAGGTGCACCTTTATTAAGAAAAGAGACGTTACAAAAATATCCTGAACTTGAAAAAGTATTAAATAAATTATCTGGAAAGATTACAGATGAAGAAATGCGAAAAATGAATTATGAAGTCAATGTGAATGGAAAGGGTAGTGAAGAAGTAGCGAAACAATTTTTACAAAAAGAGAATTTACTTCGTTAA
- the arcD gene encoding arginine-ornithine antiporter, translating into MTDGVVQIEKKLGFFPLIALVVGTMVGGGVFSLPHDLAVGANSGSIIIGWCITAMGMIPLALVYQTLARKKPELEGGIYSYARTGFGEYIGFNSAWGYWLAGILGNVATIMLLFSTLGYFFPIFKGGNSVASIVGASLLLWTLHFLILFGIREASIMNVIATIGKLVPIVLFIVVMVTAFRWDTFTHDFWGEGTISVSSILGQVKNTMLVTLWVFIGVEGAVVLSGRAKNSRDVGKATVLGLILVMSIYILISVLSMGAMTRGELSVLETPSMGHVLEHVVGTWGAVAINIGLVASLVGTLIGWFLLVSEISHVAGKDGVFPKVFTKTNKKQTPHMALWISNGVAQVIFIIVLFSESTYQIMYFIASTSILVPYLLSALFQLKLVITNELKDAKVKNGSLALIASMYSVWLIYAAGLKNLLLVSIVYGIGIMVYMYARKEKGNRCFTGIERYVMWAIVVAAVTSIYMLLTGNIKM; encoded by the coding sequence ATGACAGATGGGGTGGTACAAATAGAAAAGAAGTTAGGATTTTTTCCATTAATTGCATTAGTAGTCGGAACAATGGTTGGTGGCGGTGTATTTAGTTTACCGCATGATTTAGCAGTAGGAGCAAATAGTGGCTCTATAATAATTGGCTGGTGTATTACAGCGATGGGAATGATTCCACTCGCGCTCGTATATCAAACGTTAGCAAGAAAAAAACCAGAGCTTGAGGGCGGAATTTATAGTTATGCACGTACTGGCTTCGGTGAATATATTGGATTTAACAGTGCATGGGGATACTGGCTAGCAGGAATTTTAGGAAACGTTGCAACAATCATGTTACTGTTTAGTACATTAGGTTATTTCTTCCCAATTTTTAAAGGCGGAAATAGTGTTGCGTCTATCGTAGGAGCATCACTTTTATTATGGACACTTCATTTTCTAATTTTATTTGGAATCCGTGAAGCATCTATTATGAATGTTATTGCAACGATAGGGAAATTGGTTCCAATCGTATTATTTATTGTTGTAATGGTAACAGCGTTTCGCTGGGATACATTTACACATGATTTTTGGGGAGAAGGAACTATTTCAGTTTCCTCTATACTTGGTCAAGTGAAAAATACTATGCTTGTAACTCTTTGGGTTTTCATTGGGGTTGAAGGAGCGGTAGTATTATCTGGAAGAGCGAAAAATAGTCGAGACGTCGGTAAAGCGACAGTATTAGGACTTATTTTAGTAATGTCTATTTATATTTTAATTTCTGTCTTGTCAATGGGAGCGATGACAAGAGGAGAGCTTTCTGTTTTAGAAACGCCGTCAATGGGACATGTATTAGAACATGTTGTTGGGACGTGGGGCGCAGTAGCGATTAACATCGGGTTAGTTGCTTCACTTGTAGGTACATTAATAGGCTGGTTTTTACTTGTTTCTGAAATTTCCCATGTAGCAGGAAAAGATGGCGTGTTTCCGAAAGTCTTTACGAAAACAAATAAAAAACAAACGCCGCATATGGCATTATGGATCTCAAATGGCGTTGCCCAAGTTATATTTATAATTGTTCTGTTTTCAGAATCAACATATCAAATTATGTATTTCATAGCGTCAACATCAATTTTAGTACCATATTTATTATCAGCATTATTCCAATTGAAATTAGTCATTACAAATGAACTAAAAGATGCAAAAGTAAAAAACGGTTCATTAGCTTTAATTGCTTCTATGTACTCTGTATGGCTTATTTATGCAGCTGGTTTGAAGAATTTATTGCTTGTTTCAATCGTATATGGAATCGGGATCATGGTTTATATGTATGCAAGAAAAGAAAAAGGAAATCGTTGTTTTACTGGTATAGAGAGATATGTAATGTGGGCAATTGTAGTTGCAGCTGTCACATCAATTTATATGTTATTAACTGGAAATATAAAAATGTAA
- a CDS encoding LemA domain protein encodes MEEKEQLTRIVDLASEVRKVLVQESFFNHHPELRGVIENLASAVENLAELQQHKDENAEDRLRYVLAKMKIAHNAILQEKKAFPSH; translated from the coding sequence ATGGAAGAAAAAGAACAGTTGACCAGAATTGTTGATTTAGCGAGTGAAGTAAGGAAAGTATTAGTGCAAGAATCTTTTTTTAATCATCATCCTGAACTGCGAGGAGTGATTGAAAATTTAGCGAGTGCGGTAGAGAATTTGGCGGAATTACAGCAACATAAAGATGAAAACGCTGAAGATCGTTTACGATATGTACTTGCAAAAATGAAAATTGCTCATAATGCCATTTTACAAGAGAAAAAAGCATTTCCATCTCATTAA
- a CDS encoding AAA family ATPase: MKLHKALHPSFIKRMYYMRFIGKFTKSESEKNGENFFVQCLSPIPYTLQEQLKNEPYVFEGLCSNKKNEKVFSELKKKKLEKQLVMFRLYYERGHIYAELICTEEPREIANGYKMIPVPKVSDYKKGESLERKLNNGYLSFLMPKYPKDFEPPELLWHDGRLYGNISLKSSSISSIAYFEQQRECKYIDFNDWMKHVDIAVEDQLYFVSNHMHEQLKKRMTEEGKHVEVEEIKVQKDEWEWDERESVFLQYVKSFVRNKGLYLDETDIYNFHISVKTNMLTILGGIPGTGKSRFLQAYAEALGLQYGEELVWIPISPSYQEPHDLLGYLHPNGTFIESETKLVRALMKAKENQNQLYIIVFDEMNMSHIEHWFTPFLSVLQLEKQNRILNLYEGVQEKENPIPPTIEIGENIIFVGTINFDETTKELSDRLLDRTNLITLQKIPFCEMCMEQEKVVLQPPLKVTAGEFRINWVRNKTMIEVFSGEELELLDKLHAALSSHDASKGISFRCANAIAAYLQNIPFQNNHSYMISREEGFDLQIKQRVLTKIRGTEMMVGSLLSEEVKRGATLVPLLQSPLANSVSTFEHSIAYIREKRRELELYGYAK; the protein is encoded by the coding sequence GTGAAATTACATAAAGCTCTTCATCCAAGTTTTATAAAACGAATGTACTATATGAGGTTTATCGGAAAGTTTACAAAATCAGAAAGTGAGAAGAATGGAGAGAATTTCTTTGTACAATGCCTATCGCCAATACCATATACGTTACAAGAACAACTAAAAAATGAACCATATGTATTTGAAGGTTTATGTAGTAATAAAAAGAATGAAAAAGTCTTTTCGGAATTAAAGAAAAAAAAATTAGAAAAACAATTAGTTATGTTTCGTCTTTATTATGAAAGAGGACATATATACGCGGAATTAATTTGTACAGAAGAACCGAGAGAAATAGCAAACGGTTATAAAATGATTCCAGTACCTAAAGTTTCCGATTATAAAAAAGGGGAATCTTTAGAAAGAAAACTTAATAATGGTTATTTGTCATTTCTAATGCCTAAATATCCGAAAGACTTTGAACCTCCTGAATTATTGTGGCATGATGGAAGGTTATATGGAAATATATCGTTAAAGTCTTCATCAATTAGTTCAATCGCATATTTTGAACAGCAGCGGGAATGTAAGTATATAGACTTTAATGACTGGATGAAGCATGTAGATATAGCTGTAGAAGATCAATTGTATTTTGTAAGTAATCATATGCATGAGCAATTAAAAAAACGAATGACTGAAGAAGGTAAGCATGTAGAAGTAGAGGAAATAAAAGTGCAAAAGGATGAATGGGAATGGGATGAGCGTGAATCCGTCTTTTTACAATATGTAAAAAGTTTTGTGCGTAATAAAGGGTTATATTTGGATGAAACGGACATTTATAATTTTCATATAAGCGTGAAAACAAATATGTTAACGATTCTTGGTGGTATACCGGGTACTGGCAAATCCCGTTTTTTACAAGCTTATGCAGAAGCACTTGGATTACAATACGGGGAAGAATTGGTTTGGATCCCGATTTCACCATCGTATCAAGAACCACATGATTTACTCGGTTATCTTCACCCAAATGGTACCTTTATTGAAAGTGAAACAAAATTGGTTAGGGCGCTAATGAAGGCAAAAGAAAATCAAAATCAGCTGTATATAATCGTTTTTGATGAAATGAATATGTCACATATTGAGCATTGGTTTACTCCATTTCTATCTGTTCTTCAACTTGAAAAGCAAAATCGTATTTTAAATTTATATGAAGGTGTACAAGAAAAAGAAAATCCAATTCCACCAACAATTGAAATTGGAGAAAATATTATATTTGTAGGCACTATAAATTTTGATGAAACAACGAAAGAGCTCTCAGATCGATTACTAGATCGGACAAATTTAATAACATTACAAAAGATCCCGTTTTGTGAGATGTGTATGGAACAAGAGAAAGTTGTATTACAGCCACCTCTGAAAGTAACTGCAGGAGAATTTCGTATAAATTGGGTTAGGAATAAAACGATGATTGAGGTGTTTTCTGGGGAAGAGTTAGAACTATTAGATAAATTACATGCTGCATTGTCATCACATGATGCGTCAAAGGGGATTTCTTTTCGATGTGCAAACGCAATAGCTGCTTACTTGCAAAATATACCGTTCCAAAATAATCATTCCTATATGATCAGTAGAGAAGAGGGGTTTGATTTACAAATAAAGCAACGTGTATTGACGAAAATAAGAGGGACCGAAATGATGGTGGGCTCTTTACTTTCTGAAGAAGTAAAAAGGGGAGCGACACTAGTACCTCTTTTGCAATCTCCACTTGCAAACAGCGTATCTACATTTGAACACTCTATAGCATATATAAGAGAAAAGCGTAGAGAACTGGAGTTGTATGGCTATGCAAAATGA
- the racA gene encoding chromosome-anchoring protein RacA, giving the protein MEYKTPFIAKKLGVSPKAVVRIAQQLNLTIEKNKYGHFIFTQDDLDQMLEYHLSQIEQSQNSHPTQKTSSNDVEELKTQVNTIVQNISSHDFEQLATQLNTITRRLDRMEEQMQDKANDVVTYQLLQHRREMEEMLERIQKLESALKKEEPIYITPDTKTTYEREKKPNRRKMIFSIFGL; this is encoded by the coding sequence TTGGAATATAAAACACCATTTATCGCAAAAAAATTAGGTGTTAGCCCTAAGGCTGTTGTCCGGATTGCACAACAATTAAATCTTACGATAGAAAAAAATAAATATGGTCACTTTATTTTTACACAAGATGATTTAGATCAAATGTTAGAATATCACCTTTCACAAATAGAGCAGTCCCAAAACTCTCACCCTACTCAAAAAACATCATCAAACGATGTTGAAGAATTAAAAACACAAGTAAATACAATCGTTCAAAACATATCATCACATGATTTTGAGCAATTAGCAACTCAATTAAATACAATTACGAGAAGGCTAGATCGAATGGAAGAACAAATGCAGGATAAGGCAAATGATGTTGTTACGTACCAACTTTTACAACATCGCCGTGAAATGGAGGAAATGTTAGAGCGAATTCAAAAGCTAGAATCTGCCCTCAAGAAAGAAGAACCAATATATATTACTCCCGATACAAAAACAACATATGAGCGTGAAAAGAAACCAAATCGCCGTAAAATGATTTTTAGTATTTTTGGATTATAA
- a CDS encoding hemolysin family protein, giving the protein MDIYSISIVIVLIALTAFFVAAEFAIVKVRSSRIDYLIAEGNNRATSVKTVITNLDEYLSACQLGITVTALGIGWFGKPALKQMFDSLFVNLNISTQLADIFAVILVFLFITFLHVVIGELAPKTFAIQKAEQVSLFVAKPLIFFYRMAFPFIWLLNGSARMITKLLGLKPPKGHDEVHSEEELRLLVSESYKNGEINQSEYKYVNKIFEFDDRIAKEIMVPRTEMHIISKEMPAEEALQKMSREKYTRYPVVDGDKDHVIGFVNFKDIFTDFVQHNAVSNKKVEQYMRPIILVIDSIPIHDLFLKMQKERTHIAILINEYGGTSGLVTVEDILEEIVGDIQDEFDTDEQPEIQQVSETKTILEGKVLVSEVNTLLGLTIDDNGVDTIGGWILTKNIDIAEEDFIEIENYKFCVKELDGHYIKRLEVTKTVESIVIVEDEKQISLQEQISS; this is encoded by the coding sequence TTGGACATATATAGTATAAGTATAGTGATTGTTTTAATTGCCTTAACGGCATTTTTCGTTGCAGCAGAATTTGCAATTGTTAAAGTGCGAAGTTCACGAATTGACTATTTAATTGCAGAAGGAAATAATCGCGCAACATCTGTCAAAACAGTCATTACAAACTTAGACGAATATTTATCTGCTTGTCAGCTAGGAATAACAGTTACAGCTCTGGGAATTGGGTGGTTTGGTAAACCTGCGTTAAAGCAAATGTTTGACTCGCTTTTTGTAAATTTGAACATTTCTACTCAATTAGCAGATATTTTTGCTGTAATTTTAGTGTTTTTGTTTATTACATTTTTACATGTTGTAATAGGGGAATTGGCCCCAAAAACATTTGCGATTCAAAAAGCTGAACAAGTGAGTTTATTTGTTGCTAAACCGTTAATTTTCTTTTATCGTATGGCGTTTCCATTTATTTGGCTATTAAATGGATCAGCCCGAATGATTACGAAGTTACTAGGGCTGAAACCACCGAAAGGGCACGATGAAGTCCATTCAGAAGAAGAATTACGGTTGTTAGTTTCAGAAAGTTACAAAAATGGAGAGATTAATCAGTCTGAATATAAATATGTAAATAAAATCTTTGAATTTGATGATCGTATTGCAAAAGAAATAATGGTACCCCGAACTGAGATGCATATTATAAGTAAAGAAATGCCTGCTGAAGAAGCTTTGCAAAAAATGTCTCGGGAAAAATATACGAGATATCCAGTTGTTGATGGTGATAAAGATCACGTAATAGGCTTTGTAAATTTTAAAGATATTTTTACAGATTTTGTGCAGCATAATGCGGTTAGTAATAAGAAAGTAGAGCAATATATGAGACCAATCATTTTAGTTATTGACTCTATTCCGATACACGACCTGTTTTTAAAAATGCAAAAGGAAAGAACACATATTGCTATATTAATAAATGAATATGGTGGTACGTCTGGACTTGTTACTGTTGAAGACATTTTAGAAGAAATAGTTGGAGATATTCAAGATGAGTTTGATACAGATGAACAGCCAGAAATTCAACAAGTTAGTGAAACGAAAACGATACTAGAGGGAAAAGTACTTGTTAGTGAAGTAAATACGTTATTAGGTTTAACGATTGATGATAATGGTGTTGATACAATAGGTGGATGGATTTTAACGAAGAATATAGACATTGCTGAAGAGGACTTCATTGAAATTGAAAATTATAAGTTTTGCGTAAAAGAATTAGATGGACACTATATAAAAAGACTAGAAGTTACAAAAACTGTAGAATCAATTGTTATTGTAGAAGATGAAAAACAAATTTCATTACAAGAACAAATTAGTTCGTAG
- a CDS encoding aldehyde dehydrogenase family protein, whose translation MKKHLYINGDWKSVNTYKPLYAPYSEATLAEIAQGTEEDVKEAVTAAKNAMKEMNTLSAYDRATILEKVAQKMDERREEFAEIIAKEAAKPIRAARGEVDRTVQTYKFAAEEAKRIYGETLPLDAAPGADGRIAYTMRKPIGVIGAITPFNFPLNLVAHKVGPAIAAGNTIVLKPADQTPLSSYALVELFEEAGLPTGALNIISGPGSTVGEAIVTNDDVASITFTGSPKVGIGIKAKAGLKRVTLELGSNAAVIIDEDVELTDELIERVKWGAFVNNGQVCISVQRVFVHEGRRDEFLSKLQKAMETVVVGDPLLEETDVSALISKKDVERIDNWVQEAVKEGANVLYGGNKRDERIFEPTVLTNVPEHVSVQCQEVFGPLMTVNTFKEFDEAIEQVNHSRYGLQAGVFTNNLFKAMRAIDELEVGGVIINDIPTFRVDHMPYGGVKESGTGREGIKYAIEEMTEMKLVCIKK comes from the coding sequence ATGAAAAAGCATTTATATATAAATGGAGATTGGAAGTCTGTAAACACATATAAACCATTATACGCACCATATTCTGAAGCGACATTAGCAGAAATTGCGCAAGGGACGGAAGAAGATGTAAAAGAGGCTGTTACTGCTGCAAAAAATGCAATGAAAGAAATGAATACATTATCTGCATATGACCGTGCGACTATTTTAGAGAAGGTTGCACAAAAAATGGATGAAAGAAGAGAAGAATTTGCAGAGATTATTGCAAAAGAGGCTGCAAAACCCATTCGTGCTGCGAGGGGAGAAGTAGATCGTACCGTTCAGACATACAAATTTGCAGCGGAAGAAGCGAAGCGAATATATGGTGAGACATTGCCACTTGATGCAGCACCTGGTGCAGATGGGCGTATTGCATACACAATGCGAAAACCAATCGGAGTTATAGGGGCTATTACACCATTTAATTTCCCATTAAATTTAGTGGCACATAAAGTCGGCCCTGCAATTGCTGCCGGAAATACAATTGTATTAAAACCAGCTGATCAAACGCCTCTATCGTCTTACGCTTTAGTTGAACTATTTGAAGAGGCAGGATTGCCAACAGGAGCTTTAAATATTATTTCTGGTCCTGGTTCGACTGTAGGTGAAGCGATTGTTACAAATGATGATGTTGCTTCCATTACTTTTACGGGAAGTCCGAAAGTTGGAATTGGAATTAAGGCAAAGGCTGGGTTAAAGCGAGTTACGTTAGAACTAGGATCGAATGCTGCTGTTATTATTGATGAAGATGTAGAATTAACAGATGAATTAATTGAACGAGTAAAATGGGGAGCATTTGTTAATAATGGACAAGTTTGTATTTCGGTGCAACGTGTTTTTGTACATGAAGGGAGAAGGGATGAATTTTTATCTAAGTTACAGAAAGCGATGGAAACAGTTGTTGTTGGTGATCCGCTGCTTGAGGAAACGGATGTATCAGCTTTAATTTCGAAAAAAGATGTCGAGCGTATCGATAACTGGGTGCAAGAAGCAGTTAAAGAAGGAGCGAACGTTTTGTATGGTGGTAACAAACGTGATGAAAGGATTTTTGAACCAACTGTATTAACGAATGTTCCAGAGCATGTATCTGTACAGTGCCAAGAAGTATTCGGTCCACTTATGACCGTAAATACATTTAAAGAATTTGATGAGGCCATAGAGCAAGTAAATCATTCACGTTACGGTCTACAAGCAGGCGTATTTACAAATAATTTGTTTAAAGCTATGCGTGCAATTGATGAGCTTGAAGTTGGTGGTGTCATAATAAATGATATTCCAACGTTCAGGGTAGATCATATGCCTTATGGTGGTGTGAAAGAAAGTGGTACGGGGCGTGAAGGAATTAAATATGCAATAGAAGAAATGACAGAAATGAAATTAGTATGTATTAAAAAATAA
- a CDS encoding YueI family protein codes for MVNKNVEDYLQEGIYGQKQNKPEERNMYLTTLRERVEIALTIGQVMQSNVYSEVASSMRSSQSLQIFLNGGIAYPHLSKYIKLANEKNVPFTIVQNKGIETPIGLVLSHSTAVDKEQIYVEDAIFKQEMK; via the coding sequence ATGGTAAATAAAAATGTGGAAGATTATCTCCAAGAAGGCATTTATGGCCAAAAGCAGAACAAACCAGAAGAACGTAATATGTATTTAACTACATTACGTGAGCGTGTAGAAATCGCTTTAACTATCGGTCAAGTAATGCAAAGTAATGTATATTCTGAAGTAGCTAGTAGCATGCGCTCTTCTCAATCATTACAAATATTCCTAAATGGTGGCATTGCTTACCCACATTTATCAAAATACATTAAATTAGCAAATGAAAAAAATGTTCCTTTTACAATTGTTCAAAATAAAGGCATAGAAACACCAATCGGTTTAGTATTATCTCATAGCACTGCTGTCGACAAAGAACAAATTTATGTAGAAGATGCTATTTTTAAACAAGAAATGAAGTAA
- a CDS encoding BA2291 family sporulation histidine kinase: MEMEGMEVFPIDKDIKEVFCSHLKNNRHQFVENWKNKMIISDKDPFRLEVVQNGVDLLEFIIELTMEEKDINYLQPLCEKIAIERAGADANIGDFVYNANVGRNELFEAMCELDVSARELKPIMAQIHTCFDKLIYYTVLKYSEIISRNLEEKQQYINETHKERLTILGQMSASFVHEFRNPLTSIMGFVKLLKADHPSLSYLDIISHELDQLNFRISQFLLVSKKEMWTESERFWLNDLFQDIIQFLYPSLVNANVSIEKNLPYPIPLTGYRSEVRQVFLNILMNSIDALESMKEERKIIIDVFEEDQSIRIVIKNNGPMIPAENVETIFEPFVTTKKLGTGIGLFVCKQIVEKHNGSIMCRSDNDWTEFQIAFQK, from the coding sequence ATGGAAATGGAGGGAATGGAGGTTTTTCCAATCGATAAGGATATTAAAGAAGTATTTTGTTCGCACTTGAAAAACAACAGGCACCAATTCGTTGAGAACTGGAAAAACAAAATGATAATTTCCGATAAAGATCCATTTAGACTAGAAGTAGTTCAAAATGGAGTGGATTTATTAGAGTTTATTATCGAACTTACTATGGAAGAAAAAGATATAAATTATCTTCAGCCATTATGCGAGAAAATAGCAATCGAACGTGCAGGAGCAGATGCGAATATAGGTGATTTTGTTTATAACGCAAATGTGGGAAGAAATGAGCTTTTCGAAGCGATGTGTGAGTTAGATGTTAGCGCACGTGAATTGAAACCAATTATGGCTCAAATACATACTTGTTTTGATAAATTAATTTATTACACTGTTTTAAAATATTCGGAAATTATATCAAGAAATTTAGAGGAAAAACAGCAGTATATTAACGAAACACATAAGGAAAGGCTGACAATTTTAGGGCAAATGTCAGCTAGTTTTGTACATGAATTCCGTAACCCGCTTACGTCCATTATGGGATTTGTCAAACTATTAAAGGCAGATCATCCTAGTTTATCTTATTTAGATATTATTTCGCATGAATTAGACCAATTAAACTTTCGTATTTCGCAATTTTTACTCGTATCGAAAAAAGAAATGTGGACTGAATCAGAACGATTTTGGCTTAATGACTTGTTTCAAGATATTATACAGTTCTTATATCCGAGTTTGGTCAATGCAAATGTTTCAATTGAAAAGAATTTGCCATATCCAATTCCTCTTACTGGTTATCGCAGTGAAGTGAGACAAGTATTTTTAAATATATTAATGAACTCAATTGATGCTCTTGAATCAATGAAAGAAGAACGAAAAATTATCATTGATGTATTTGAAGAAGATCAATCGATTCGAATTGTAATAAAAAATAACGGACCAATGATTCCAGCTGAAAATGTAGAAACGATTTTTGAACCATTTGTAACTACTAAAAAGTTAGGAACTGGTATTGGGTTATTTGTATGTAAACAAATTGTAGAAAAACATAATGGGTCCATCATGTGTCGTTCAGATAACGATTGGACAGAATTTCAAATTGCATTTCAAAAATAA
- a CDS encoding DUF4397 domain-containing protein — MSQSEIEKYGQEAARYEQLAQYYQFHNPKKYVELYMKYYDALTKLVQAYEKRDSQEAALPSHIRFFHSASNTPAVDILVNGQKVIKHISFKQFSPYLTLVQGKYRIDIVPVESETPIFSALVPIMGNHSYTFAAINSDHHLQLQPMLDNTHLPSGQAKMRFAHFSPDTPVVNVSLKGGDHLFENVLFKQITDFLEVSPGTADIEISLADNPSVLLTIPDFKVEPNIIYTISLLGYSTKDPKLEAVILTN, encoded by the coding sequence ATGTCTCAATCTGAAATCGAAAAATATGGACAAGAAGCTGCACGTTACGAACAGCTCGCTCAATACTATCAATTTCATAATCCGAAAAAATATGTAGAACTATATATGAAATATTACGATGCGCTTACGAAACTTGTACAGGCATATGAAAAAAGAGATTCACAAGAAGCTGCTTTACCGTCACATATAAGATTTTTTCACTCTGCTTCAAATACACCTGCGGTTGACATTTTAGTAAATGGACAAAAAGTTATTAAACATATTTCATTTAAACAATTTAGCCCCTATTTAACATTAGTACAAGGTAAGTACCGTATAGATATTGTTCCTGTCGAAAGTGAAACCCCCATCTTTTCAGCTTTAGTACCGATAATGGGAAATCACTCTTATACTTTTGCTGCAATAAATAGTGATCATCATCTACAATTACAACCTATGCTCGATAATACTCATTTACCATCAGGCCAAGCAAAAATGCGGTTTGCGCACTTTTCTCCAGATACCCCTGTTGTAAATGTAAGTTTAAAAGGTGGAGATCATTTATTTGAAAATGTACTTTTTAAACAAATAACAGATTTTTTAGAAGTTAGCCCAGGTACAGCAGATATTGAAATTTCACTCGCAGATAATCCAAGTGTTTTGCTAACTATACCGGATTTCAAAGTAGAACCGAATATTATTTATACAATTTCACTTTTAGGTTATTCAACGAAAGACCCTAAATTAGAAGCCGTTATACTTACGAATTAA